Proteins found in one Triticum aestivum cultivar Chinese Spring chromosome 4D, IWGSC CS RefSeq v2.1, whole genome shotgun sequence genomic segment:
- the LOC123098814 gene encoding uncharacterized protein, producing MLQAGSERAAPLPGAARLWVPGMSPVVPDAGAGASARAREIARRREEMLGMLRDLPEAEYELSLTDLVDKTAAAGANNGCAAPLPTERKEASPSPSPSPLGLAERSASGGQAEQQQAARTTERKGSASARRRGDGGSGSGLRSSSDGVLLNFYMPRSFTRSFTAPRPARTPSFSNSGRAASAIVPEDCNKRERDGDTVRCWPLPWDRRWRKSSRRRQDPAATSGELSAMLTAADHPAPADKV from the exons ATGCTGCAGGCGGGCTCGGAGCGGGCGGCGCCGCTCCCGGGCGCGGCGAGGCTGTGGGTGCCGGGGATGAGCCCCGTGGTGCCGGACGCTGGGGCGGGCGCGTCGGCCAGGGCGCGGGAGATCGCGCGGAGGCGGGAGGAGATGCTCGGCATGCTGCGCGACCTCCCCGAGGCCGAGTACGAGCTCTCCCTCACCGACCTCGTCGACAAGACCGCCGCGGCCGGGGCCAACAACGGCTGTGCGGCGCCGCTGCCGACCGAGAGGAAGGAGGCGAGCCCGagccccagccccagccccttGGGTCTGGCCGAGCGGTCCGCGTCCGGCGGGCAGGCCGAGCAGCAGCAGGCGGCGAGGACGACGGAGAGGAAGGGCTCCGCCTCCgcgaggcggcgcggggacggcgggAGCGGGAGCGGCCTCCGCAGCAGCAGCGACGGCGTCCTGCTCAACTTCTACATGCCGCGCTCCTTCACCCGCAGCTTCACCGCGCCGCGCCCCGCCCGCACCCCCTCCTTCTCCAACTCCGGCCGGGCCGCCAGCGCCATCGTCCCCGAAGACTGCAACAAGAG GGAGAGAGACGGCGACACGGTCAGGTGCTGGCCGCTGCCGTGGGACCGGCGGTGGCGCAAGTCGAGCCGGCGGCGGCAAGACCCCGCCGCAACGTCCGGCGAGTTGTCGGCCATGCTGACGGCGGCGGACCACCCTGCTCCCGCGGACAAAGTCTGA